In one window of Desulfonatronum thioautotrophicum DNA:
- a CDS encoding RluA family pseudouridine synthase has product MPGVQVWTVSKPEAGQKLLQFLQRRLNGAVPAPALQRWIRTGQVRVNGSRAKPGTRLLTDQHIRVPPHDLTDKAASSRPHQEAPPLPPLDVVHEDAELLVLAKPKGLPVHAGTGHQDSIVDRLQAGLAEHAWKPTLVHRLDRNTSGLLIVAKTYAQLSALQDLWRAGKVVKTYLTWVQGCPGWHEPTLFRDLTAKIRTDSGEKMCTGAGKACRTVAQTLYQAEDAALVLVAPLTGRTHQIRVQLASRGHPLIGDVKYGGPRRPDGMLLHAWHLTWPGREFLLLPNWPPPWSMPPGLHQQELAKATRKLTANPPIGDTPAL; this is encoded by the coding sequence ATGCCTGGGGTGCAGGTCTGGACGGTGAGCAAGCCCGAAGCCGGCCAAAAACTGCTGCAATTCCTCCAGCGTCGCCTAAACGGAGCGGTCCCGGCTCCAGCCTTGCAACGCTGGATCCGTACCGGACAGGTCCGTGTCAACGGGTCTCGGGCCAAGCCCGGGACCCGTTTGCTTACGGATCAGCATATCCGCGTTCCGCCCCATGACCTGACTGATAAGGCTGCTTCCTCCAGACCGCATCAGGAGGCTCCCCCCCTTCCTCCGCTGGATGTCGTACACGAAGACGCCGAACTGCTTGTCCTGGCCAAACCCAAGGGCCTTCCTGTTCACGCCGGGACCGGCCACCAGGACAGCATCGTGGATCGCCTGCAGGCCGGTCTTGCGGAGCACGCCTGGAAGCCCACACTGGTCCATCGCCTGGACCGGAACACCTCCGGTCTGCTGATCGTGGCCAAAACCTACGCCCAACTCTCCGCATTGCAGGACTTGTGGCGCGCTGGCAAGGTCGTGAAAACCTACCTGACCTGGGTCCAAGGCTGCCCTGGGTGGCACGAACCTACGCTCTTTCGGGACTTAACAGCCAAGATCCGCACGGATAGCGGTGAAAAAATGTGTACCGGGGCAGGCAAGGCCTGTCGCACCGTGGCCCAAACGCTGTACCAAGCCGAGGATGCCGCCCTGGTTCTTGTCGCCCCCCTGACCGGGAGGACCCACCAAATTCGCGTCCAACTGGCTTCCCGCGGACATCCTCTGATCGGGGACGTCAAGTATGGCGGCCCGCGCCGGCCGGACGGCATGCTGCTCCATGCCTGGCACCTGACCTGGCCGGGCCGGGAATTCCTCCTGCTGCCAAACTGGCCGCCCCCTTGGTCCATGCCACCGGGCCTCCACCAGCAGGAACTGGCCAAGGCAACCCGCAAACTGACTGCGAATCCGCCAATCGGCGACACTCCTGCTCTCTGA
- a CDS encoding SLC13 family permease has product MDLLLLTTIIAAALVVFIAGWLRVDLVGLMVLSALALTGLVTPQEALAGFSSPAVVTVWAMFILSAGLTRTGVADQLGRPLQRFAKGSEAVLIIALMAAASLLSALINTVTVAAILLPATMELARRSGRPPARLLMPMALGCLLGGPFTGISTPPNILATDALRNAGLAPFALLDFTPITGAIVVAGIVFVVLLGRHMLPRHQPGKSSTVQHGSSPGASYEMETHIFSIRIPPDSPLDGRTLADSRIGSALYLTVVALQRKGALMLAPRATDVLQAGDTIIVHGQPEQLQRFHGSQHLRVEPLHRLDTLFCERVVVAEGEIAKNSPLVGKTLSQSGLRREHRVQVLRVRTVESKTVQHPSHHSFIPGDRLLLQGEQDALNTLVDQGIVTNIAPLQAAPLKDLREDPTTGQGNDPDSDVHFLAVRVPEGSVLAGRDLMESRLGNVFGLTVVSILRDNTMVCMPASNEVVQAGDLLVLQGTDRDLELLSGLQELTIGEQSPELSRELESQQVTVTEVLLSPRTTLAGKNMAELMFRDQYGVNVLAVWRKGRAYRTGLQELPLQFGDALLVYGPRSSLEAIARNPDFLVLDQAAAQAPRLEKAPLAAVIMLSVVLSAIFGLLPIAIAALVGSTLMILLKCLSMDEAYRAIEWKVIFLIACMLPLGVAVENTGAAQMGAEALIAVIGDLGPRWVVAALFLVTVLGTQVIPTAALVVLMAPVALTTAETMAISPQLLMMTVAMSASSSFASPLSHPAHLLVMSPGGYRFVDYMKLGVPLTLLSMLLCVWLLPILFPV; this is encoded by the coding sequence ATGGATCTTCTTCTCCTGACGACCATCATCGCGGCGGCACTGGTTGTGTTCATCGCCGGATGGCTGCGGGTGGACCTGGTAGGGCTCATGGTCCTCTCCGCCCTGGCCCTGACCGGCCTCGTCACCCCGCAAGAGGCCCTGGCTGGGTTCAGCAGCCCGGCGGTAGTCACGGTCTGGGCCATGTTCATTCTCTCCGCCGGGCTGACCCGTACCGGTGTCGCCGACCAGCTGGGTCGACCGCTGCAGCGTTTTGCCAAAGGCAGCGAGGCGGTGCTGATAATTGCCCTGATGGCCGCGGCGAGCCTGCTTTCCGCATTGATCAACACGGTTACCGTGGCCGCGATTTTGTTGCCCGCTACCATGGAACTCGCGCGACGCAGTGGTCGTCCGCCTGCAAGACTTCTGATGCCCATGGCCCTGGGCTGCCTCCTGGGTGGTCCATTCACCGGCATTTCCACTCCGCCGAATATCCTGGCCACTGACGCCTTGCGCAACGCCGGCCTCGCACCCTTCGCCCTGCTGGACTTCACGCCCATTACCGGGGCCATTGTCGTCGCCGGTATTGTCTTTGTGGTGCTTCTCGGTCGACACATGCTGCCACGTCACCAACCCGGAAAATCGTCCACCGTTCAGCATGGAAGCTCCCCTGGTGCATCCTACGAAATGGAAACCCACATCTTTTCCATCCGCATTCCTCCGGACTCTCCCCTGGATGGACGGACCCTGGCCGATAGCCGTATCGGCTCGGCACTCTATCTGACCGTGGTGGCCCTGCAGCGCAAGGGGGCCTTGATGCTGGCGCCGCGAGCCACGGACGTTCTCCAGGCTGGTGACACGATCATTGTCCACGGTCAGCCGGAACAATTGCAGCGCTTCCACGGCAGCCAGCACCTGCGGGTGGAGCCATTGCATCGTTTGGACACGCTGTTTTGTGAGCGAGTGGTCGTTGCTGAAGGAGAAATTGCAAAAAATTCCCCGCTCGTGGGCAAAACATTGAGCCAAAGCGGTCTGCGCCGGGAACACCGCGTCCAGGTGCTGCGTGTGCGCACGGTTGAGAGCAAAACAGTCCAACATCCCAGCCATCACTCCTTTATCCCGGGAGATCGGCTTTTGCTGCAAGGGGAGCAAGATGCCCTGAATACGCTGGTCGATCAGGGCATCGTCACGAACATTGCCCCGCTACAAGCCGCCCCTCTGAAGGATCTGCGGGAGGATCCCACGACCGGACAGGGAAATGATCCGGACAGCGACGTCCACTTTCTGGCTGTGCGGGTTCCGGAAGGATCCGTGCTTGCGGGACGGGATCTGATGGAAAGTCGTTTGGGCAACGTCTTTGGCCTGACCGTGGTCAGCATTCTGCGAGACAACACCATGGTCTGCATGCCCGCTTCCAACGAGGTTGTACAGGCTGGCGACCTGCTTGTGCTGCAAGGGACCGACAGGGATCTGGAGCTGCTGAGCGGTCTGCAGGAATTGACCATTGGCGAGCAAAGCCCGGAATTGTCCCGCGAACTGGAATCCCAACAGGTGACCGTGACCGAAGTCCTGCTGTCGCCCAGAACCACTCTGGCCGGGAAAAACATGGCCGAGTTGATGTTTCGCGACCAATACGGAGTCAATGTCCTGGCTGTCTGGCGCAAGGGCCGCGCGTACCGCACCGGGTTGCAGGAACTTCCCCTCCAGTTCGGTGATGCCCTGCTGGTTTACGGCCCGAGGAGCAGCCTGGAAGCCATCGCCCGCAACCCGGACTTTCTTGTCCTGGATCAGGCCGCGGCCCAGGCCCCCCGCCTGGAAAAAGCCCCCCTGGCCGCGGTGATCATGCTTTCCGTGGTGCTCAGCGCCATCTTCGGCCTGTTGCCCATCGCCATTGCCGCACTGGTGGGATCGACCCTGATGATCCTCCTGAAATGTCTGAGCATGGACGAGGCCTATCGGGCCATTGAATGGAAGGTCATTTTTTTGATCGCCTGCATGCTGCCCCTGGGCGTAGCCGTGGAAAACACCGGAGCGGCCCAGATGGGAGCCGAGGCTTTGATCGCGGTGATCGGGGACCTGGGGCCGCGATGGGTGGTCGCGGCCCTGTTCCTGGTCACCGTACTCGGCACCCAGGTCATTCCCACCGCGGCCCTGGTGGTCCTGATGGCCCCTGTGGCCTTGACCACGGCCGAGACAATGGCCATTTCCCCCCAACTGCTGATGATGACCGTGGCCATGTCCGCTTCCTCCAGTTTTGCC